atgttttacccacgttgtttagtacatgtttctgggtacttaattaaattttttcataataaaatattacataacaaaaatgttatagccgaattcccgaatcatctgttttcgatggtgtcttgcggtggacatgatttctcgaaaacggttcatccgaaatccaaaattgaaaaaagtttagttagtatattgtattgtctagtccatgaacgagggatttttaaaaattttgattaaaaaaaaaatggcgacgtttttaacaaaaaatgtactttttcaacgtataagattttcgttttttgtgctttaaaaaaggagttttcaaaaaaattgaaaatccctcgttcacggcctagctaatatcataataaataagtggtcaaaatttggtgttgatcggattagtagttttttagtaatcgtgtccaccgcaaaagcaatttcccaaaaaaaagattctgagataatcgcgtttaaagtttcaagtttgttcaagttttatatgcagatagtgcgctataaatagctacagcttctgttccaatgctccgatcgttatgaatttttgtgagagtattcccaatagaatatacttaaagaatatgcaataaaaaaaaaatcgattttttcatatatcacaactgtatataaccccttaataggATGGAGTTTCTCTTGCAGATAATCGAACACCTCATTCCACTGGGCGAGCTGATGGACCTGGGCTTTGATGAATCGAAAATCTCAGCGGCGCTACTCAAGTTCGACAATAACAAGGACAAGGCGTTGGACTATCTAATCAACTAGTTAAATTAAGGACAAATCTTTTGATTGTCCCGCTTTTACCCCCGCACATTATCCACCACCCAAATCCAATCATCACCCCAAGTAGCTTCAGAAATTGAATCCCCTAAGTGTATTTTAAGTATTACAATTTATCAGAGATATTCTTTGCTTAACTTGGGAGTTGAATAATTCAGAATCCTCagacgcagcagcagcagaataAATATAAGTTTATAAAATAGTCTCTGGTCTCAGTTCATTCCCAGCATTAGTAAGTTTATGGCATGCTCCACATTTCCATCGGCTAGGGTCAGATAGTTCACGTTCTGGGTGTGATTAATGAAACCCATGGCTGCCATGGTTCTGAGCTGCTCGGTAAAACGATGACGGCGATAGCAGCGCGGCAAAACATCACTGTCGTCACCATCAGCGTCTTCATCATGCACATCCCCCGTAGCTGAAGTTTCTGTGGATGGTGTGTTTCCGGGTTCCACATCCATGCTCTCCACTTGACTGGCTCCACTGGGTGGCTGTTGTTGAGCCAATGATTGGAAAAGCCGGTCTAATCCATTGCGAAACAGCTCAGAAGATACTCCACCGCTGCCGCTAGCTCCGCTGGAGCCGCTTGGAGCAGAAGCAGGCGCAGTTGCTGGCGCAGCACTAGATGAACCACTACCTTCCTGCAGCGCCTCATCCGCATTTCGCTGGGCAATGTTCGACAGCGAGTTGAACGAGGTGACATTAGCCAGAGCGTTCGCTAACTGCTGACGGCTGATCTGACGAATGTTGGCGGTGACAGCGGTACTGCTGCTTCCaccactgctgctgcttccAGCGCCCAATGAGTTTTCTTCCTCCGATGAAGTGGTGGACTCCGATGCAGCTTGTTCTTGAACTGCAAATGgtacaaaataatacaatttatggaaaattaaacaaatttggAAGCTTACACTGCGTGGCCGAGCTGTTCCTTGCTAGCTCCTTGCGAATGGTGTCGACAATGAAAGGAGCGGCCTCGCAGATGAGCGGATAGTCCCGTACTAGATTCTGAACCACCTCCGGCTCGTGCAGCATGTTAAATAGAACCGAGTCCCGGATCAGGGCCTGGGCGCCTAGGTTACGCCTGAACTCTGGGTATTCAGCAAGAATCTTTTGCAAGATGTTGAACCGCGAGGTGACACTAATCTGCAAGTGCGACGTCAGCGAGAAGAGCTCCTGAATGTGCTTTGTGTTTATCTCGGAAGCAGGCGGCGGCACATAGGGCGAATACCGCTTGGTCTTTTTAAAGCAGTGGATCACGGCGTTAGGCTTCACAGACTTGCCTATGGTATCTGCATCCTCGAGCACTTTTCCGTAATGAATTATCTCTGAAAGTATGCAGAAGATGACTTGGCAAAATTAGAACAAAGGGGAATGGCTTACGCTGTAAAGGCTCACTCACCCAGTTCATTGGCTTCGAAATCCAGCTGCAGCTCCTTTGTGACCACATCCTTCAAATAGGCCACATCCTTATTTAGGTCTACGTTGTGCAAGGGGTGGACGTCGCTCAACTTGTTCTTAAGAAGCGCAAACAGAGTatgcattttaattatatcTTTCTATGCTTCTATATTATCCCTTTAGGGGCAcaattgttttctttgttgTCGATTTTCACGACGCAAATCCGTAATAATATAGATTTTCTCGTTCTAAAAAGGAAAGTGCAAGCGATCGGTCATCTGTTGGTTGTTTTCTGATCGCTTCTTTCACATATGCTGCTTTGTATGTTGTCTTCGATGagaaatatatacaatattgtataaattatgtgaataaatattttagactCTCCAAGAAGAGCTCAAAATTGATTTCGCTTTTTgttgaaaacaaaatttgacTTCCGTCTGATTTTCCGGAGAGTAACCGCGGCTGCCAACTTGGgcttttataaattaaaaaaaaaacctaaagaATAAAACTAAAGGATCACGATTTAATACTATTATTTGTATAATAATTCCTAAaatttttcataataaatTTTCAGACTAAACGTACTtttatttgtaatatttttacaaaaaataaataagttgaCAGCtcttaatttttcaaatgtttttgttttgttcaaGAGAAGTTGGAACTAGTTCAAGTTATTGAATACCGATAATAAATAAtcgaaattttataaataccGCTAAAcactgtttttaaaataaatatgaaatgggtcttttatatttaattaggTGTATGCGTAAGTCGggtaaatattattaaaataatcttTAAATAGATTAAATGTATCAGTGTGGGAATAAAATGGGCCAAAGTAGGCAGCCCTCACCACACACGGATCCATCGTTTTTGACAGTTCAATATTGCAAAAAATATCAgaatattcaaaatttcaaaattttatcaTGGTGATGAAGTCGACCGGGACCCAGACAGATAAAAAGGTTGGAAAAAAAAGTGCGGAAAGAGGACATGTTAATTTACCAACGGATCCGATTGAACACAATGCTGTCTCGGAGGTGGAAGAACAGTCTGCCAAAACAGGACCTGTCTACAGCTGTGGGTTTGAGGTGTTCGGCATAGTACAAGGTATATCCAATATTAGTCATATTTTCGTTATAAATCCCACTAACATATAGTTTGCTCTTTAGGTGTTTCCTTTCGTATGGTAagttacatttttaatttttaattccgAAGTTTTAATTTCCGAAGAATTTTTGACTTAATTATTCACTAGTATACTTTGCGAAGAGCCCAGAAGTTGTCGGTGCGGGGCTGGTGCATGAATACCTCACAAAACACTGTAAAAGGTGAGATTGAAGGATATTTGCATTCCTTTGAGTCCATGTAAGTAATACAATATTTGGCATAGTTtccataaatatatgtattcaCTTCTCTACAGGCGTCTCTGGCTAAAGCACACCGGGAGTCCCACGAGTAGAATCGACAAATGTGTATTCACCGATATCACAGAACACACTAGCTTTAAATTTAGTAACTTTAGTATACTACTGGAATAATTTAGGGCTGTACAGCTAAAAaacttatatttttgataatgGTTGTTACTTTTTggattaaaaaattgttatagCTCTAAGTAgataaattgatttaaaattattataatgaaaCCATCAAAATTGTATGTTGTGGCCAAGGAGAATCCAgtttttttattcttattatttatttttaaacttgaGACCTGATCATAATTACATGGTTATAGAGGTCTACTATAATTTAAATGTGCATcttcttttttaataaatttaaaaaagtttattatagtttttaaagcTTGACAATAATGGTTGTTATCAGTGAGACCGCGATGTGAAATCGAAATAATCTCGACCCTTGGGGTAGTCTTTTCAGACCGGCAAAGGCAGACTGGGGGAgaattgttttatttgaagACGAAACGTCGAAGCAACAAGTTGTGTCTCTGCTTCtataaatctatttttaagaatcttcaagtttttattaaaagaaatgGCTGACAGCAAGTTCTTGACGTTCAACAATGGCGAAAAGATGCCCATTATTGGCATCGGCACCTGGCAGGTAATTACACAAAATAAATCACTGcaatttaagatttaagaatTTAAGACTTCTACTAATATGATAGTAATGAATGGATGATTATTGTTTTAACTAATGCACGACCTCGCCAAAAGAGCTGACACGTCATTTAAATCTCTTGAAAGTTCCAATGCAATCAGCAGAATCTGTGTTTTGAGTGCAAGACcggttttcaaaaaaacaaacaataacaTTCCATTCATGTATACTAGCTGGGCTAGTGGGTCTGACTTTCACTGGCTCTAAACAGGGCAGAATAGAATAAAAATCATGCACATAAAACATGGGTGGAGGGAGATACTAACCATAGTATAGATACAATGTTACTTTTATCTATCTGGAAAATCCAACCACTAACCGCAATTTCATAACAAACCCCTTAAGGCATCTGATGAGGAAATTGAAACCGCTATTGACGCCGCCCTGGAGGCGGGTTATCGCCACATAGACACGGCGCCAGTCTACCGGAATGAAGCGGCTATTGGGCGCGTCCTCAAGCGTTGGCTGGACTCTGGAAAGGTTAAGCGCGAGGACCTCTTTATCGTAACAAAGGTGCCCCCAGTTTGTAAGTAATAAACTCTTTAAAGAGTATGtattattagaaaaaaaaaataatctaatAAACTGTCAATCATATAGATATCAAGACTCGATCTCGCGGGCTCTTAGAATATTCTAAacctttctaaaaatatacctgtttgaatttcacaatatcttgcaaaaaataaataccttatcattgtatttttttataaaactaaaaataatacgtaaaaaaaacaccatcaattatttttttggtagaacTTCATGAGTAATATGATTAATCGGTGCCAACATAATGTATTCAAATACAACTTCCACCCACAGCGAACCGACCCCATGAGGTGGAGCCGACGATAACGAAATCGCTGTCTGATCTTCAACTGGACTATGTGGACCTTTATCTTATCCACACCCCCTTCACCATCAACATCAACGAAGATGGTAGCTTCAAGCTAGATAAAGATGGCCTAATGGAGGTCGATGTTACCACCAATCATGCTGCCACCTGGGCCGCAATGGAAGCCCTTGTGGAAAAGGGTTTGACCAAGTCCATTGGCGTTTCCAACTTCAGCAAGGATCAGGTGGCCCGATTGCTGAAAAACTGCAAGATTCGTCCGGCCAACAACCAGATCGAACACCACATCTACCTCCAGCAGCGTGATCTGGTGGACTTTTGCAAGGCGGAGAATATTACCGTCACCGCATATTCCCCACTGGGATCCAGGGGAATAGCCAACTTCAACGCTGGTGCCGGCATAGTCAGAGAGGTGCCCAATCTGATGGAAGTTCCGGAAGTGAAAGAAATCGCCACGGCCCATGGAAAAACACCAGCCCAGGTTCTGCTCCGATGGATCGTTGACACCGGTGTATCTGCCATTCCCAAGAGCACTAACCCCACCCGGCTTAAGCAAAACCTCGATATCTTTGACTTTAAACTGACGGCCGAGGAGGTGGCCAAGTTGAGTAGCTTGGATAAAGACTTCCGCGTTTGCGATTTCGCTTTCTTCCACGGGTgagttaaattttatttttcattgggaaattattaaaaaaaaattttattttcttttagagTGGAAAGGCACCCGGAGTTTACCTTTAAAAATCAGTACACTAACTAACTTTGAAGACAGttaaaaatccattaaaaTATCCAATTAAATGTTCATTACTGTAGCATTACACATTATTAGTAGTTTTTGTTAGTTGgccaatattttcttaaagctGACATAAATGCactacaaaaatataatttatctgttatatatatatcgacaACATATATATCTTGTTTTATTTCAAGTTATCTTTGGCATTTAGTAGGTGAAacgttttcgttttggtgaCAATTTTCAGTTCAACAGGTTTTCCCCCCTCCGCCAGAGTTCGTAGACTTTCGTTCGATTTTACTGGTTTTTCTCGAGCATCTGTGGTGTCGTTGACCCTTTGGATAATAGAGCTAGAATAATATTAAGATTGAAATCCAAAAGCATCGCGGATACAGTTAGTATTTAGTATATTTTGCAACATATTTTGTTAtactaattaaaacaaatcacACATTTACAAAGTTACATTAAGAAATCATTAGTTAGCTCTCTAAATCGCTTTCAAAATGACCAGCAGCTTCTAATTCGAGGTACATATTGCATTTATAACTATTAAGATAGGTTGAGATGTTGGTAGCTCTGGCTGTACTGACGGAGTTTTTTaatacttaaaaattttagtaaaataataaagaaagaGGCAAATCAAAAGAATAATTAAcagcaaaatttaaaaactgatAGGAAACTTTATCCTAACACTAGATTATAAATGCGGCCAATCTCAATTTGATTGTCAGGTATTTGGCCGCACAGCTTATGAAGGTTAGTTTGCAGTTCGAgtattaaaaggaaattcgTAGTTGCTGTTCCATGCTAACTCACGTGGTCCGCGTATCCTCTTCGGAACTGGGCCTGCAAcacattaattaattaatttatggaaTAAGATCACACAGGAATAAAGTCCAAAAAGCAAGCCAACGAAAGCAGAAACACTCACGTCAATCCCTGGGCTGCACAAGTTTGACAAAATTCATACTTTGCAtgcaaatcaaataaattcaTCAACATTGATTGCCTAAGCCTATGTTACCTGGGTTCCTGATGGCTTCGCATGGCCAAGGTGGCCACCTCGAAGAGACCAATGAAGAAGCACAGCATCAGAGGTCCGAAAATGGCACCCTGCCAGCCGATCCAGTACATGCCGCCAGCAATTGCAAGACCATTCAAATATGGATGGCCTCCcctagaaaatatatttaataattaattttatacaaaaagatAGCTCTGAGATCTCTCACCCTTTCAGATCGGCATAGATTGCAGTCTCAAACGAGGATGGCACGAAAAATTGCAGCAGAAACAATATGAGTCCTGCATAGAATCGATCCTGTGCCAGCCAGAGCTCCAAAAAGGCAGGAACTGCACACCAATAGCTCCCTAGGAACGGAGCAGCTGCTAGCATGGCTGCCAAAGCCGAGGGCAGGAATACAATCCTTGCTCCGAAAACCGTATGCACCAGCCATGTAAATAGTCCAGTAAATGTAGCGCACTTGAACATAGAGACTAGCACCACGGTGATGGAGTTTTCCAGAGCATCAGCGATTTTGATGCCCGAGCTGGAATACCCAAGATATTTGGTGATCTGCAGTGGAGCATACTTTTCTTTACTACTTGAGAGTAGATAGAAAAGGGCCGTAAAGAAGACAATCTAAGAAAATAGTAGTATTAACTTCCGATAAATATAGTTCTTTATTTAAACTCACCATATCTAGAATGAATTCAATACACGCCTGTCCACCGGACAGCACCAACGAGAGAATCTCGCCCGTAACGCCCATAATCATGGATAGATTCGTTCGGATGATGTGCCACAGGGATTCTGCTACCTCGAGAATTGTCTGGGTGTTGCTCTGCGCCCATCCAATGATGCCCTGTTTTGCCACTAAAACTAGCTCTTTAAAATGTCCTTGGTTAAATAAACGGCCATTGGTTAGCAGATGCAACAAAGAATGGGTTATTTCGTAGACGCAAACGATAGTTACAGGATGAAAGGTGCATGAAGCCAACCACTTGAAGAAAGCCCCACATATATAACTCAAAAAGATAATTAGTAGGGCGAGACAAACGAAAAACCAAATAGCAAAGGTGTACTCTGAAGGGACATACCTGGGTTATCGACAATTTCGCCAAAGGTGCTCTTAAGCGCATCTGTTGGAACTCTCGGGCCGTACGAAGTTCCCGCCTTGTTGAAATCTATCCAATATTGGATGAGTCTGTCCCAGACGTCAAGAATTTGCTCCTTCAATTTGGTGGCATGCACTTTGTCAGCATCCGCCAGCCAGTCATCAATGTACGTCTCGATCTTTCGGCGACCATAATGGTGCGCATTATCCAGCGCATCATCAATGGACGCCTGCATGTTGGCGGGCAAGATATCAATTAGCTCAGGCCGATCTGTGATCGTCTTGTTAATTAGATCCTTGCCAAGGTAGGCCACTTCGATCGTCTCCGAGTAAATGTTCACACAAAAGAACACGCTCAGGAACACGATAATGAGCAGCATAAgaattatcatcaaaatagaGGTGACCGACTCCACAGACGACTTTAGAGAATCGCGTACGATCGTATTGATCTTGTAGTTTAGTTCCAAAACTCCTGGGAGGCATAGTGGAAGCACTGCGGAGTGGTGTTCAATGGCCCACGCCTTTATGAAATATAAGGTATTATATTAAAGAACTTTACGTTATGATCTCTTTATGAACTCACCCTCAACGCCAGATAAAGTTCGTTAATCTTGCTGTACACGAAACGGGTGATTCCAGTATACTCTCCCACCGTATAGATGAGATGTAGGAATACTGGTATGGCTGCCAGTAGAAACATCCAAACATTACGATAAAGGAATGTTCCCAAACAGGCGTAGAACAAAAGCTTGAAGAAGGTTTCGCTTTGATGGCTTTCAGATTCAGTTTCCGGTTTCGCACCAAAAGTATCCGTAGAGTCGATGGTGTCGCTCAGCGAGATGTCCTCCACATCTGATTGAATCCCAGGACTGAGGGGTTCGCCGCCGTGTTTGCCGCAAATGCTAAAGTTGCTCAGTGAACGCTCAAAATCGTTCTTATCGAATAGCTTCTGCAAACGGTGCAAAAATGTCCCAGCATCCTCTCTTGTTTGCAGGTGGTATGCCGTTGAGGCTGTAACATATGCCATGACCAGCAGGAAAACGGGTACCTGAAGGGCGCCCAGGAAACTGCTCAAATAGCCAGCTATGGCTATCCACATGGTTTGACCAGCAACGACAAAGTGAGCGCTGTTCTCCGGCTTCCAGAAAAAGTGGACACAACTTAAGTATATAATCACCAGAGAAATAAGctgtaaaaacaaaacattaatAGTCGTTTAATTAAAACCACAATATACGCACCACGTAAACATTCAGGAATCCAATAATCTGGACGAACAATCCGTGCGAAAATGTTATCCAGTGCCACAGCGCCATCAAAAACCCTTTGGGAGCATAGAGGACGAGCAGTTTGACACAGCCCGCCACTCCGCATCCGGCGAGCAGCAGTTGCCAGTGTTCACAGAGCCATCCAATCAACAGCCGACCACAGTGCTCTGTGGCCTCCAGGGGGGAAAGGCAGATGGAGACCAGGACGTTAGAATCGCGTTCCTCGAGACGCTGGAACCAATTGTTTACACTCTCCGCCAGACTTCTTTTGAATGGGAAGAGAACGGCTCCCATAAGGAAAGCCCACAACAGGGGTCGCACAAAGGGCCCCAGTATGAAGCAGACGGCTACAAATGCACCCACGCCGGCAGCGATGAGGAAGTTGTACATGGCCGCGCGGAATGACTCGTGGTTCTGGGAGCGCATCCGCAGCAGGCGGTTGAGCACGCTGTCGAAGGAGCGGTCCCGTCGAATGGGAATCGGTTCCGATCGgttcatttttgaattttcgcAAAGCAGGAACTGTAAATGTTTAACGGATTGGCTGATTAGTGCTTAAATGGCAACCAGTGGCGGATACAGCTGCTCCACGACCGTATACAATGTGGGGGTCCTTGACGGAGTGACTGTATTTGGAGCTGCTCCGCTGACGAAACTCACTTTTGATAATTATGCTCAGTGTTTGATGCTCAGCAACAGATGATTCACATCTCAGTTTTGAATGGAAGGATATCCAATGTATCTTAAGGTGGCTATAGGTTTCTTTAGCCCGAAGTGGACATTGAGGACTGGCGGAGATGGTATCCCGGGGGTGGGGcagcaaataaacaaaaatacgtCGTTTCTGCCAAATTACGTCAGGCGGGCAGGGCAGGAGTTTTGAGGTTTTATAGCACTGGCAAAAAGCCGATACAGATAGCCCTGGCTTAGGggataaacataaaaatgtttatgatttgagtaaaataatttctttgttagtaaaataattgtttttaaagaaCTTTTTCGAGTAactaattatataaataagaaATGTCAGTTAGCCAATATTTACTGTAATCAACGCATGTATGGGAATGTTGTGCAACACTGGCCaacttcaaaacaaaaatagacgCTATGGAAGGTGAGCGGGACAacgaaaaattatatttaattatatattaaatgcGTATTTTATACTAACAGATTTAACGGTATCGCAATTGGAGGATTTGCGGCAACTGCAACTCCAACTAAACGCAAATAGGGATATTTACATCAACTTGTATACCAAGATTATAAAGCAGACATTTTCAACTCAAATGAATAATTTGGTAAGAAAAACCTCTAATAATAtgtaagaaatataaaaattatttgcattTGTTAAGGTTGATGGAGAATTTAATATAGAAGCTGTGAAATTGAATGTGCCCCAAAAACCCCCCATGCTTCCACCCCAGGAATATACACCCATGCACCAAGTATGTTTCCTCATTAAATATGTATTGGCAGTGTTAATCTTTAATGACTTGTTAAACAGCTAAGTACATTGGAGGAGGTTTACAAGGCTACCATGGATGGCTTGTCGATGCTGTAGGAGTTTTCTCAATCAGTCTTCGTATTGTTCAACCAGTAACCGTGGAGAGTCTTATAAACATGTTGCAGGCATTCAAACGATGGAGACTGgcactgaaaaatataatcccTATTATTCGTTGTATAATTTCAATTTGAACGCAAAAACTTACGTCGAATATAGGAATAATGGGCCGACGCTTAAAAATACTACCTTTGGTTCGCAAAATCAACATGTATTTTACATCCAactaagaaaatataaaatgagTTACAAGTTAGAAAAGATAACATTGTACAATTCTTACATCTTCAATGACTTCGTTTAGAACCATGTCTTGGATGTTCCCCCTTTCAACGCAAAGAACCTCCTCTCTACCGAACGATCGCACAGTTTCGGTTTGCAGCGCCATGTCCCAACTATAAAATAAACGCTCCGTCTGCACCAAGTTCAACAAGGAACGGAGCATTAATATTGACACGGATACGCAGGTCAACAAGGGATAAAGTATCCGGGGCTGCAGTATTCCGAGAGACCTGCTTTCAAAACCACAAACACCAACGAAGTATGCTATTGATAAGAAGATGAGCAGAAGCAAACGCCGTAGCTGCCTCCGTAACTGGACACCATGCTGTCGATTTATCAATTCCATGCGCACCACATCTCCACCACAGCGCTGGATTAGAAGTTCCAAGTCCGGATCTGTAGAGCCGGCATATTTTGCTTGCCGGCTGTAGTATCTGTGGATCGTTACTTGCGACTCcattaaatataaacaaacgTTATGTACAAATTAATGTGACCCTAGGAGGAGTGCGTCAAATCGCAAAAGCTAAAGTAGGGACTAATAAACTTATTATTcgttttaaattgatttttcttcatttttagaattttttcttatttccTAGAGTCTGAAAGATTTCCAACACTTCCTGTTGATTATAATTCGCGCTCAAGAAAAAATTTGATCCATCTGTTAATCCTTTGTCACAATTCCCCTTTTTTAACTCGGAAACGCTCCGTAACATTGTTGAAGCAACTTATCAGTATACTAGCGGATCTTGTTTAATTTGctgcttaaaaataaataatcaaaattaatttttttttttaatacaagtCTTTCTTCAAAATATCGATACAACATATCGATAgttacaacaaaaacaacgattaaaaataaaaatggatgCCCAGACATCGGCTGGTCACAccaaattacattttttactCGCCAACACCAACGCTCGAGCGTCGGTCCGcggaaaattgtaaaattttaattgtccgggagtatattttatttagcgCGTGATCAAAACAAATATGCGCAAGCGTAAATTGTATATAAACTAAAACATCACACGACGCGGAAACAAACAAGGAATTACAGCGTGAGTTGAGTGTTTAACTTTTTGGTTGGTACCCGTCAGTCAGCATTGCGGCTTCTGTGTTTGCATgcgagtgtgtgagtgtgtttttCTCTCACGTACTCCGGATGATTTGCGGCCTTGTGGGGTCGGAAACTGCAGATATCCAGCTTGGTCAGGATACGGAATTAGCATTGTGGAGCAGATTTCAGGTGCATTGTCACTCCTGAGAAGCTTGGCTGTTCCTCTTTTATCACTATCGCACTTTATGCAACAACGCAAACGTCTCCGAGAGTTGAGTTGAGTTTCGGCTCTCCTCGGATGTGTGTAGTGTGTTGAGATTCTCGGGGCAGCGAGGTGAGTTTGGCATCgtctgttttctgttttccttTCCCAGCGTTTT
The Drosophila bipectinata strain 14024-0381.07 chromosome 3R, DbipHiC1v2, whole genome shotgun sequence DNA segment above includes these coding regions:
- the LOC108121008 gene encoding transmembrane protein 245 isoform X1; the protein is MNRSEPIPIRRDRSFDSVLNRLLRMRSQNHESFRAAMYNFLIAAGVGAFVAVCFILGPFVRPLLWAFLMGAVLFPFKRSLAESVNNWFQRLEERDSNVLVSICLSPLEATEHCGRLLIGWLCEHWQLLLAGCGVAGCVKLLVLYAPKGFLMALWHWITFSHGLFVQIIGFLNVYVLISLVIIYLSCVHFFWKPENSAHFVVAGQTMWIAIAGYLSSFLGALQVPVFLLVMAYVTASTAYHLQTREDAGTFLHRLQKLFDKNDFERSLSNFSICGKHGGEPLSPGIQSDVEDISLSDTIDSTDTFGAKPETESESHQSETFFKLLFYACLGTFLYRNVWMFLLAAIPVFLHLIYTVGEYTGITRFVYSKINELYLALRAWAIEHHSAVLPLCLPGVLELNYKINTIVRDSLKSSVESVTSILMIILMLLIIVFLSVFFCVNIYSETIEVAYLGKDLINKTITDRPELIDILPANMQASIDDALDNAHHYGRRKIETYIDDWLADADKVHATKLKEQILDVWDRLIQYWIDFNKAGTSYGPRVPTDALKSTFGEIVDNPGHFKELVLVAKQGIIGWAQSNTQTILEVAESLWHIIRTNLSMIMGVTGEILSLVLSGGQACIEFILDMIVFFTALFYLLSSSKEKYAPLQITKYLGYSSSGIKIADALENSITVVLVSMFKCATFTGLFTWLVHTVFGARIVFLPSALAAMLAAAPFLGSYWCAVPAFLELWLAQDRFYAGLILFLLQFFVPSSFETAIYADLKGGGHPYLNGLAIAGGMYWIGWQGAIFGPLMLCFFIGLFEVATLAMRSHQEPRPSSEEDTRTT